The Chitinivorax tropicus region CTTGATAAATGGCTCACGCGCTGCCGCCAAGCGACTGGCCACCTGAGCCAGATCCCCACCTTTGATGACCGCAGTAGCCGTTTCGGGCACGGTATTCGCAGAACCCGCTCCACTCATTGCAACGATGGTGACCTCATCCTCCGCGCCAGCCTCCACCGGGAAGAAAACCTTCAGATTCCCCGCCCCCTTTTCAGCCACCACCGCCGGATACTTACTATCAAGCACGATATTGTACTCAGGCAAGGTAGCATGCTCACGATAGTATTTGATAGCATCGCCACCCGTCTCCTCAGTGGTATCAATCATCAGGCGAATGGTGCGCTCCAGCGGTACACCACTCTCTTTGACCACCTTCATGGCATACAACACCGCCGCAACAGAGCCTTTATCATCAATAGTACCTCGACCATACAATCGGCCACCGATCCTTGCCATCTTGAATGGATCGAGCTTCGTTCCATCGTCCAGCACCCATTCATCAGCCACGACAGGCACCACATCTGCATGGGTCAAAATACCAAATTCCTCTTTGCCTTTACCCTGCAGCCTGACCTCGAACACCCGGTTATCAACATTGCGGAACGCCAACCCGAAGTCTTTTGCGATTGATTCGACCAACTTACCAAATTCCAACATGGCCGGGTCTTCATAAGGTGGAATTTTCTCGTTGCGCACAGTCTTGATAGACACCATCTTGTCAATGGCGTGAATCACCGCTTCCTGATTGTTGATGCGGTTATAGACACCCAATAACCGCCCAATATTGATCAACTCGTCGCCACTCAGCGCCGACCGGGCCAGATATTGGCTGACAGCCTGCTCGGCCAAAGGCTGCTCAGCTGCAGCCTGTTTCAGCCAAACTTTCAACTCAGGTGGCGGCTCAGATAGTGGCACCTGGATCAGCTGATCCAATGCAGGTTTTTTCAGGGTTTCTGCTTGTGTCAGCTGACTGAAGACCAGTGTCAGTGCAAGAGAAAATGTCGTGGCAACGAACCCTGTGTATTTCATCAAATTGGCTCCCAATCGGTCGAATCATCAAGAGGGCACTCCCGCCATACATTGATTGACTGGCTTTTGGCACATGACCAATGATCGGGAGCAGCGACAAATCCAGACAGTATCGCCAGCCCCCATTGAGTTGGTCAACCCTCCACCCGACGTGATGCCACCTTCTTAGGCAAGCCTCCTCAGCGACACCCTGATGAGATCAACAACAGAGATGCGTTGATCGGTGCGTACCCAACCCAAAGGGGAAACATATCATCAGACAAATATTCCCGTTAAGCGAATACCAGCCTGCAGCACGCATCGACAAATCGGCAACAGATCGCTAGCATGCATAACGCAAATGCATCATGTACATGCATGATGCGATTTGTAAAACAATCCAACCAATTTCCTACTTAAAAATATGATTTCCAAACCTACTAAGTGGTTTATTTCCGTATTGGCAATAGGTTTTTCCTCCTGGGCATCCGCCTACACTGGTCAGTTTTTCTCACTGAATGCAAATTTCAGCCAGAAAAATATCCAAATACATGATCCCTATCCGGGTGATGGCTTGACACCCACAATCACTTTTGGAAAAAGTAAATATAGCGGATTGATTCAGGCCAAAGGCTCCAACCGAGATAACGGAGTAGCTGCCTTACCTACGGACCAATTCACCAGTCTGAATTATAGCGATGAGTACTCAACCACATCAGCCATCGCCAACGATCACTCCCTCACCATAACTTCAGAAATCCATCCCGATCACTTGGTCAATCCATTTGAGTGGGCAGCTGTTGATGCACATGTCCACCACAGAATGCACTTTACCTTTACCGGGCCTAGTCTGTTGGAGCTCGGAGTGGTTATGGATTACAAAAACAACCAACACGGGCGTTCAGATATACCCTTGGGCTATGGCACATTGACACTGGAGATACTGAAAACTGGAACGGATGAGATCATTCGGGAATTATCATATGCAGTTATCCCACCTTATGATTCCACCGGTTTACTTGATGTACACTTTCCCATTCTGACTGCGGATGAGGTAAATACTCAGGAGTTTGACGTTCTGGCGAAGCTCGATCTCTTCCACCAGCTCAACGCCCCAACCAGCGCAGTGCCAGCACCTGCGACGCTCGGATTGACTTTAATTGGGTTAGCAACTGCTTTGCTTACCCGACGCCCCCCATCTTCAGTAGCAATCCGCTTTGGAGTCCGGGGTTAGTTTAACAGTCCTTTCCGCCAGTAGTCGGGCATACTCGGAGGGCGTCAGCCCTCCCAGTGCCTTCTTCGGACGCGCTTCATTGT contains the following coding sequences:
- a CDS encoding dipeptidase; protein product: MKYTGFVATTFSLALTLVFSQLTQAETLKKPALDQLIQVPLSEPPPELKVWLKQAAAEQPLAEQAVSQYLARSALSGDELINIGRLLGVYNRINNQEAVIHAIDKMVSIKTVRNEKIPPYEDPAMLEFGKLVESIAKDFGLAFRNVDNRVFEVRLQGKGKEEFGILTHADVVPVVADEWVLDDGTKLDPFKMARIGGRLYGRGTIDDKGSVAAVLYAMKVVKESGVPLERTIRLMIDTTEETGGDAIKYYREHATLPEYNIVLDSKYPAVVAEKGAGNLKVFFPVEAGAEDEVTIVAMSGAGSANTVPETATAVIKGGDLAQVASRLAAAREPFIKQISPKGGAFNIAFKALSEGIEVKVTGISAHGSRPEEGINPVPRLTMFLQASGVKFALNHYSRAVQYINDLYGLGYWGEQMGLAYQDDFMGPLTMSPNYLREKDGKLEVTTNIRMPRGRTPDVLSKAVAGKVNAWAESNRVNLEISHSQGNWMARDPKGPWLVTLLNIFGEVTGLDAKSVSTAGSTTAKQMPNAINFGPAMPGKKYTAHNAKEYKEIADLGSDLQMFTEMLVRIGNLDKMQ